TGAAGAGCGGCAGTCAGCGAGTGTTACCACGGCCTTGAGCAACTTTAAGCGGATTGCTGAGAAGACAGGCAACCAAAAATTGCGACGAGAGGTAGCCCGCACTGAAAGGCGGGTGAAGGCCTTGGCCACCGCAAAGGAGGAGGCCGAAACGGAAGCACGCCAAGCGCGGAAAGAAAAAGCTCTGAGCGAGAAGCAACTCGCTGATGAGAGGCAGAAGAACGTCTTCCTATTGGCCACGACTGCCGATCCGGAATTGCAGCGCCTTCACCTCGAACATTGGATTGGAATCGCAGCCCCAGAACTCCGCGAGAACGTGAGAAAGCTGATCGCGGTGGTCAAGAGTGGCAAAGCAGATCAGGATCAACTCCTGAAGGGGCTAACGGCAATTCAGAAATGGGTGGATCAACTTGTGGGAGCGAGCCGAATCGCGACGCGGGCTGATTTTAGCCTCCAGTATCCGACCCGCCGGATGGATTTAGCTCGCTATATTTTCGAGTACCTTACAAGCGATGTTGTAGAGAAGACAGACCGCTTGAAGATCGATGTGAATATGAACGCGAATCCGTTTGAGGTCATGATGCGTCCGATTGAGGCAACAATACTTTTCGACAATCTGATTTCAAATGCTGAGAAAGCACGCGCGAGGCACATGCGATTCGCGATTGAAACCTCTGGGAAGAACCTAACGATCGACGTTGCTAACGACGGAGAGAAGGTCCCGAAGAGCATGTTGAGTTCGATGTTTGAGTTGGGGATAAGCGGAAGAGGGGGGTCGGGAATAGGTCTCTATACGTGCAAAGAGATAGTAACGGGGATGGGAGGTGAAATCAGTTTCGTCGGCAATGATCCCATGATGGGCGGTGCTCAATTCAGAATCGTCTTTTACCGATGAGACGAGTGCTGATTGTGGATGATCAAGATCCAGCTTTTGCTGGCGAGCTTGAAACGGAAATTCGGGACGAGAGCGGTAATGCTCCTGAATTAATGCACATTAATCCGTCAGATTTCTTTTCGGATGGAAGAACTCCAGATCAAACGCTGGCAAAATTGCTCGCCAGAGTTGCGGAAGCTGCGACCGAGTTTTGGGATGTCATTATAATTGATCTGTATCTTGGCGATTTCGGATTTGATGGGCATCGGAATCTTGAAGTTTGTCTGCGCGTTGCCGAGGCGGCGCGTGAAGCGAACAGATCCGCAACGATGCTCCTCTATTCGGGGACGCTTTCGAAATATGTGAATGAATTGCTCGGAGGAGGGGCTTCTGATACACAGCTACGAAGAATATTTCATGCCGAGGTTGCCAATTTCGTCCAGAGGAGTCGAATAGCGCGCGAAGTCAGGTCTGCTGTGGACAATCCGACTTGGCTTCTGAGAGTGGACCGTCTCCTGATGACGACTCCGGCTCTTGTGGTTGGTCCTGAGGAGGCAGAGTTTGTTGGTCGGACTTTTGCTGAGCTCGCGAAGTTGGTGAGACGCCAAAACGACGAAGGCCAGAAAATTACCCAACTGGCAGTGGACTATGGAGTTGCGGCCTTCACGGACTTGAATTCGTAATGGATCCGCTCAAGACAGCGATATGCATTCATGCGCAAAGCGCCGATTTGAAATTTCTTAATCGTGTTAGGAATCGGATCGAAAAGGTTCTTCGATCTCAGGTGAGGTCCTTTCGTTTAGATACTCACGAATCGAACTCCTATGCCATGGGTGCGTTGAAAAGCTCGGTGGAAGGCGTTGTTGTTATCATGGCTCACGGTGGCGCTGACTATCTTCGTGGTGGTGAGTATAGTAATAGGGAAACGGGGCAGTCTTACGAAGTTGAGAGATTTATAAAAAGAGATCAGATGGATGTGCTCAGTGGCAAGGTCATATTCTGCATGAGCTGTGACTCAAACGAGCTGGCTGAGGCTGCTCTCGAAGCCGGCGCGATTGCTTTTGTTGGATTTGATGAGATTCCTTTCGATCGCTTTGATGCGGCTGGAGAGGCTATCGGAGGTCATGTTCTGGTGAAGCACTGTCAGGAGAAGTTGATTGCACCGGCCATCATTGCTGCACTCGAGCGCTTTTTTTCGGGACGGGCTACACTGGATGAGGCTGTGGAATTTCTTAAGTTGTGGATCGCCAAGAGTGCTGTGGCTTACGTAAGAAAATACACGAAGGTAAAGGAAAGGCGTGAGGTGGCTGCGCTGTTCCTCAAGGTGAGGAGCGGAATCCGGTATCACGGTCCGCTGGGAATCCGCTTTCAGTTGGAGCCGACTGAGGAATGAGGTCTAGGTCTCGGCGAGGAGGTGGATGAGGGAGGCGGGGGATTGGGCGGCGGTTTGGAGGAGGCCGCGGCGGTGGAGGGTGAAGAGGATGGCGCAGGAGCGGGCCTGGCAATTGAGGGAGCGGGCGGGATTGAACTCGCGGTGGATTGTTGGTTCGCGGGGTTTCCGCGGATGATATCTTGGGGTGAGGAGGCCGGTCTGTCCAAAGCGACAGTAAGGTCGCTGCTCCTTATGGCTGGTCCCGGGGGCGGGAAGTGAGGGGGCGCAGGATTGTTAGGAAAAAGTGGCTCCCGGGGCGACGTAGGGTGTGGTAGTGAATCGGAGCGGCTCGGGTTGAATTGGATCGGCTTGGGTCGCATCGATCGTCAGCGACAGAAACTCATGAAGCGGCATTCCCATAGTCACACGGACTCTCCCTCCCTTTCTCACTCTCACTCTGATGCTCCGACTTCCGCGGACGTGCCGATGACGCGGCGGGAGGCGTTGAGGAGGACGACGCTGCTGTTTAGCTCGAGCTTTTTGGCGGGTGGACTGGCGGGGCGGTTGGGGGCGAAGGAGGCGGTGGCGGCTGCGGATGTGGGCGTGGCGATTCCGGGTGGGGCGCCGCAGGTGCGGTTCGCGCCGGGCGGGATCGATCTGCTGGCGGTGGGGGATTACGGGACGAACAATGACAAGCAGCGGGAGGTGGCGAGGGCGATGGCGGGCTTCACGAAGGCGCTGGGCAGTCCGCTGTCGTGCGTGCTGGCGCTGGGGGATAATTTCTACGGGCACTTCATGCCGGAGCAGTTCGGGGCGCGGTTTTCGGGGATGTATCCGCAGAAGGATTTCGATTGCCCGTTTTACGCGCTGTTAGGGAATCACGATTACGGTCCGCAGTACGATTCGAAGCAGGGGCGGACGAAGGCGGACTACCAGCTTGCGCGGTCGCGGGAGAATCCGGGGTCGCGGTGGAAGATGCCGGGGAAGTGGTATGCCTTCGAGCTGGCGGGTGCGAACAAGCGGCCGCTGGTGAAGGTGATCTATCTGGATGGAAACAATTTCGAGGGGGCGCTGACGCCGCAAGAGAAGCTGGCGCAGAAGCGCTGGCTGGAGGCGGAGATGGCGAAGCCGACGCAGGCGAAGTGGCTGTGGATGGTATCGCACTATCCGATTTTTTCGGAGACGAAGGATCGCGGGGATGCGGCGGGCGCGAAGCTATTGGCGCAGTGGGAGCCGTATCTGCGGGACAAGCGGGTGTCGCTGTATCTGTCGGGGCACGATCATAATTTGCAGCACTTGCGGGTGGATGGGTTTTCGCCGGACTTCGTGGTGTCGGGCGGCGGCGGGGCTAGCCGCTATGAGGTGATCGGGAAGGAGCGCGGGTTCTCGATGCAGACGCGGGGCTTCAATCACATCCACGTGACGGAGGAGAAGATGACGGTGCAATTCATCAATCCGGAGGGGAAGAGGATCCACGGGTACGAGCGGGATGTGTCGGGTAAGGTGAAGGTGGTGGGGTGAGGATTGGAGATTGGGTTATTGGGTTATTGGGAGATTGGGGAGCTGGGAAAAGTGCCGGGTGATCAGTGATCAGTGATCAGTGAAAGGCATCGGGGATGGGGATGGTACAGTGGAACGAACCGCGGAGACGCGGAGACGCGGAGACGCAGAGGTCGCAGAGAGAGCGCGGAGGGCGGGGATGGGGAGGTGATTGAACCGCCAAGACGCGAAGGACGCCAAGTCTGGAAACTGGATGTCTTCTCTTGCTTCCTCTTGGCTTGGCGATCTTGGCGTCTTGGCGGTGAATCGCTTTTTCGACAAAGCCAAAGGTGCGGGGAGGGTGAGGCCGGTCTGAAGACCGGCGGTCCCGGGGCGGGGCGGGGCGCGGGTGGGTCAGGCTTTTTCGGAGGGCGGGATGTCGGACTCGCTGCGGA
This genomic stretch from Luteolibacter arcticus harbors:
- a CDS encoding metallophosphoesterase; the protein is MTRREALRRTTLLFSSSFLAGGLAGRLGAKEAVAAADVGVAIPGGAPQVRFAPGGIDLLAVGDYGTNNDKQREVARAMAGFTKALGSPLSCVLALGDNFYGHFMPEQFGARFSGMYPQKDFDCPFYALLGNHDYGPQYDSKQGRTKADYQLARSRENPGSRWKMPGKWYAFELAGANKRPLVKVIYLDGNNFEGALTPQEKLAQKRWLEAEMAKPTQAKWLWMVSHYPIFSETKDRGDAAGAKLLAQWEPYLRDKRVSLYLSGHDHNLQHLRVDGFSPDFVVSGGGGASRYEVIGKERGFSMQTRGFNHIHVTEEKMTVQFINPEGKRIHGYERDVSGKVKVVG
- a CDS encoding DarT1-associated NADAR antitoxin family protein, which codes for MHREFNPARSLNCQARSCAILFTLHRRGLLQTAAQSPASLIHLLAET